The nucleotide sequence CCAAGCCGAAACGGGAGCGGGTATGAGCACGGGCGCGCGCTACTGCATCGTGATCATGGCCGGCGGCACCGGCGGACACGTGTTCCCGGCGCTGGCGGTGGCCGAGCGCCTGCGCGCGCTCGGGCACGAGGTGGTGTGGATCGGTACGCGGGCGGGACTGGAGGCGCGCGTGGTGCCGGCGCGCGGCCTGCCGATCGAATGGATCACGATTGCCGGCGTGCGCGGCAAGGGAATCACCACGCTGCTGCTGGCGCCCTTGAACCTGCTGCGCGCGGTCTGGCAGGCGCTGGCCATTCTGCGCCGCCGCCGGCCGCAGGCCGTGATCGGCCTCGGCGGCTTCGTGGCCGGACCCGGCGGGCTGGCGGCCTGGCTGCTGCGCCGGCCGCTGCTCATCCACGAGCAGAATGCGATTGCCGGGCTGACCAACCGCCTGCTGGCGCATCTTGCGCGGCGTGTGCTGGAGGCCTTCCCGGATACCTTCCCGGCCAGCGCCAAGCGACTGACCGTGGGCAACCCCGTGCGGCCGGACATCACGGCCCTGCCGCCGCCGGCGCAGCGCCTGGCCAACCGCGGCGGCCGTGTGCGCCTGCTGGTGCTGGGTGGCAGCCTCGGCGCGCTGGCGCTCAACCGCTGCGTGCCGCAGGCGCTGGCGCTGCTGCCGCCGGAGCTGCGGCCGGCGGTGCGCCACCAGGCCGGACGCACGCTGGCAGACGCGCAGAAGGCCTATGCCGCTGCCGGCCTCGACATCCAGCCGGAGGCCTTCATCGAGGACATGGCCGCGGCCTATGCCTGGGCCGATCTGGTCATCTGCCGCGCCGGTGCGCTGACGGTGGCGGAGCTCGCCGCCGCCGGCCTGCCGGCGGTGCTGGTTCCCTTCCCCTACGCGGTGGACGATCACCAGACCGCCAATGCCCAGTATCTGGTGTCGGCCGGCGCGGCGCGCCTGATCCAGGAGCGCGAGCTGACGCCGCAGGCCCTGTGCGAGCTGCTCAAGCCGCTCTTGGGCGATGCC is from Nevskiales bacterium and encodes:
- the murG gene encoding undecaprenyldiphospho-muramoylpentapeptide beta-N-acetylglucosaminyltransferase; its protein translation is MSTGARYCIVIMAGGTGGHVFPALAVAERLRALGHEVVWIGTRAGLEARVVPARGLPIEWITIAGVRGKGITTLLLAPLNLLRAVWQALAILRRRRPQAVIGLGGFVAGPGGLAAWLLRRPLLIHEQNAIAGLTNRLLAHLARRVLEAFPDTFPASAKRLTVGNPVRPDITALPPPAQRLANRGGRVRLLVLGGSLGALALNRCVPQALALLPPELRPAVRHQAGRTLADAQKAYAAAGLDIQPEAFIEDMAAAYAWADLVICRAGALTVAELAAAGLPAVLVPFPYAVDDHQTANAQYLVSAGAARLIQERELTPQALCELLKPLLGDAALRLRMAEAARARAWPQACERIADECLALAGGAA